CTCGGTGTGAGAACGTTCTCAGCGACTCCGGCCTCCGAGGGGCCGTCTCGGACTGGCGCCGGTCTCCTGCGCGCCTACGCGTCCACGTTCCTGCTGACCCTAACGAATCCCATGACGATCCTTTCGTTTGCGGCGATCTTTGCAGGGCTGGGGCTGGCGAATGCGGCCGGAGGGTACGCCGTGGCCGGAGGGTACGCACCGGCCGGAGCGCTCGTGGCAGGGGTGTTCCTTGGGTCGGCTGCCTGGTGGCTGATCCTGAGCAGCAGCGCCGGCGCCGTCCGATCGAAGGTCGGTCCTCCGGGGATGCGCTGGATCAACCGGCTCTCAGGGTGCATCATCGCCGCGTTCGGCCTTGCAGCGTTTGTCAGCCTGATCCGATGAAACCCAACACCCTCTGGCGGCACCGCGACTTCCTGCTGCTCTGGACCGGACAGACCATCTCGGTCTTCGGGAGCCAGTTCACGCACCTGGCCGTACCGCTCGTCGCCGCGGTGATCCTGAAGGCCTCGCCGGCACAGATGGGCGTCCTCTCCGCTGTCGTGACCGCGCCCTTCCTGCTCGTAGGTCTGTTTGCTGGAGTCTGGGTGGACCGCTGGCGCCGTAGGCCGGTCCTGATCTCCGGCGACGTGGGCCGCGCGCTGGTGCTTTCGGCGATCCCGATCGCGCACGTGGCCGGCGCGCTCAGCATGCCGCTACTCTACGCGGTAGGGTTTCTGACCGGCGTCTTGACAGTATTCTTCGACGTCGCCTACCAGTCGTATCTGCCGTCCTTGGTTGACCGCGCGCATCTCGTGGAGGGGAACAGCAAGCTCGAGGCGAGCCGCTCGACCGCCCAGATCGCCGGACCGGGGCTCGCCGGCGTCGTCGTCCAGATTGTCTCGGCCCCGATGGCAATCGTTTTCGACGCCCTGTCCTTCTTGGTTTCCGGCCTGTTCATCGGGCTGATCAGGCGGTCCGAGCCGGCGCCTGAGTCTGTCCGAGCGCCTATGCTGGGCGAGATTCGCGAGGGGCTCGCGGTGGTCTTCGGAAACCCGATGCTTCGTGCGATTGCCGGTTGCACCGGTACGTCAAACTTCTTTGCCTCTGTGGCAGGCGCTCTCTACATTCTCTTTGTCACGCGCGAGCTGGGGATGAAGCCGGTCGCGATCGGTGCCGTTTTCAGCCTGGGCAGCCTCGGGGCGCTGGCAGGTGTGCTGCTCGCAGGATCACTCGCTCGGCGGCTGGGCGTAGGCCGCGTGATCGTGGTTGCGCCGCTGATCTCAGGTCTGGGGTTCGTGCCGGTGGTGCTGGCTACCCCGGCGCTGGCGGTCCCGCTGCTGACGCTGGGCGCGCTGGTGGTCAGTTTCGGTTCCCCCGTCTACAACATCAGCCAGGTGAGTCTGCGTCAGGCGATTACCCCGCACCGGCTGCAGGGACGGATGAACGCCACGATGCGGTTCCTGGTCTGGGGTACGATGCCGCTGGGCGCGCTGGCCGGTGGCGCCCTGGGTCAGGTGCTGGGGCTGCGCCCGACGATCGCGATTGCCGCGGCCGGGGCGGCGCTGGCGTTTGTGTGGGTGTGGCGCTCGCCGGTGCGGGCGCTCAGGCAGATTCCCGAGCCGCCCGGGCCGGCAGATTAGCCTGCTTTTCCGCCACCGCGCTTGGCGATGTACCGAACCCCTGGCACGTTGGCGAAGTCTGCATCTTGGCTCCACAGGGTTGCGCCTGAGGCACGCGCGGTTGCCAGCATGATGCTGTCCGCCATTGGGACTCCCAGGTCAAGGCTAATACGAGCAGCCGCCAAAGCCAGGGGCGCGGTGAGCTCAATGACTGTGCTTTGCTGCATAACCGCAACGGCCTGAAGAGCCTCCCCTTCGCCACGCTGCCGAAGAACCTGCTTGAAAACCTCGTAGAGGCTCAGGGTGGGAACCAGAAGCTCCGCGGGTGCCTCGATGGCTTTCGCGAAGAACTTGGCATTCGGGCCATCCGCAAAGTATTCCAGCCAGCCAGAGGAATCGACTACGTTCACACGCGGTCCCGTTCACGGGGCACATCGGTGTCAATTCCCCTGAGGAAGCCCTTCATCTCGCGAACCGGCCGCACAGGAACTAGCTCGATGCGGTCTTGGTAGAGGATGGCCTGAACTTTCTGGCCGGGCCTTAGCTTCAGCTTGTCGCGGATGCCCTTTGGGATCACGACTTGGAACTTCGGCGAAATTGTTACGGTTTCCATCGGCGGCCCCGATCGATCAGCTTATCGTATTACAGTTATTCTATCGATCCCCGGCGAAATCGGCAAGACACTCCTTTGGGCGGTTTTCGCCGGGACTACCAGCCCTTGATCCACATCTCCTCGTCCTCGAACACTTTCTCATCCTCGGCCCGGGCTTCTTCGGCGTCCATCTCGATCATCCGCCCGGGATTCTCCGCGCCGAGCACCTCCTTGTAGAACTCGTGCTGGATGAGGAGGCTCATGATCTCGTTGGTCCCGGTCCAGATCTGGATGAGGCGGGTGTCCCGTATCATCTTCTCGAGGGGGAAGACGTTGGTGTATCCGATCCCCCCGACGATCTGCATGGCGAGATTGGTCACCTCCCAGGCCGTATCCGTGGCGAACTTCTTGGCCTCGCTCACCATGCGCCGGGCAGTCGGCAGTCCTTGATCCACGGTTCGGGCCGCGGCCTGCGTGAGCGCCCGGGCCGCGTCGAGCTTTGTGATGGCATCGGCGACTTTGAAGCTCACTCCTTGAAAGGCGCGAATCTTCTGGCCGAAGGCCATGCGCCGGTTGCTGTACCGGACGGCGACCTCCAGGGCGGCACGGGCCATGCCCAAGGATCCGCCGGCCGAGGTCATCCGCTCGGGGATCATCATCTGGTTGAAGATGGCAGCCCCCTGGTTGAGCCCGCCCACCAGGTTTGCTTCGGGCACTTTCACGTCCCGGAACAGCAGTCGGCCTGTACCGCCTCCTCGGGTTCCCATGAGTTTGTACAGGTACTTGGCCTCCACGCCCGGGCGGTCCCGTTCGATCAGGATCAGGCTGATGCGCTCGTGGGGCTTCCCGGTTGGATTAGTGTTGCAGTATACGAGGAAGAAGTCCGCGGACGCCGCTCCGACGACGAAGCGCTTCTGTCCCCTCACCTTGAAGGCCCGGTTCTTCAACTCGGCCGTCGTCGTGGCGCCGAAGAAGTCGGATCCTCCCCGAGGTTCTGTCAGAGCCTCAGCAGAGACGAGATCGCCTTTCAGCATGGGCTTCAGGAATTTCTCTTTCTGCTCCTCAGTCCCGAAGCGTACCAGCGCCTCTCCCACGATGGACGGCATAGAGAAGGCGCAACCGAGCGAGGTCCCCAGGACTCCGATCTCCTCGTGCGCAGCGATCTCCGCGGTCCAGCCGAGGCCCCGGCCACCATACTCTCTTGGGAAACGCAGGCCCAGGAGGTTCCGGTCTCCCAGCGCCTTCACGTACTCCCTGGGATACGTGATCTCGTCGCGGTCCATCCTTTGCAGCAACTCTGAGGAGACTCCATGCCTCACGAACTCGCGGATCTCCTGGCGGAGAGCCTTTTCTTCTTCGTTCAGGAAGACGTCCTGAAGCATGGTTCACCTCCGATCATGCTTCACCACGGCGTCGCCACAGCCAGGGCAAGCCGGGCCAGCCGCCTCATCTTGTCTGGCGATACGCGTCGCTCCGGTGGTCACCAACGCGGACGCGGTACAGGTGCTCCCCACCAGCCAGTTTGACCGACTGGCGCGGAAGCGGTTCTGCGGATAGTGCCTCGATCTTCGCCCAGAGACGCTTGGCGAGCGGCTTTGGAAGAAGGCGAAGGTCCTTCTCGGCGGATGGATTCAGGGCGACACTAAAGGATGCCATCTCGCTTGAGCTGGCGCTTGACCTCACCGAGGCCGACAGGCTTCTCCATGCGCCGCTCAGCCACAGTGGCCAAGTCGTGGAGATCCTCCATCAGCTTCTGATAGCGACGGAAGGACAGGACCACGCCGGTCCTTCTGCCGTTCTCATCTACTATGAACTGCTCTCTTTGGGCGGCCATGCTTCACCTTCAGGCAGGGAGCTCGCTCGCGCTCACGTCGCCATCATACGGTAGGCCACATGGTTCCTGCTGGGATGCGTAGATCTGTGCCCAGGGAGATGCCCCAGCCAATCTCGAAGCATCATTATGGCCCCCTGCGCGGGCGGCCGACGAGGAAGAGGAGGAACAACGCCATGGCAGAGACGCGCAAGCGCCCGGCCCGCCGGTCCTGGGCCGAGCCGTGGAAGGTCAAGGTGGTAGAGCCGGTCAGGTGGACCAGCCGCGAGCAGCGCGAGCGGGCCATGAGCGAAGCCGGATTCAATACCTTCCTGCTGCGCTCGGAGGACGTCTACATCGACCTGCTCACCGACAGCGGCACGTCGGCGATGAGCGACTACCAGTGGGCCGGGATGATGCTGGGCGACGAGTCCTACGCCGGGAGCAGGAACTTCTACCACCTGGAGGCCGCCATCCAGAAGCACTACGGCTACGCCCACGTCGTGCCCACCCACCAGGGCAGGGGAGCCGAGCACATCCTCTCCAGGATGCTCATCAAGCCCGGCGATTTCGTCCCGGGCAACATGTACTTCACCACGACCCGTCTGCACCAGGAGCTGGCCGGGGGCACGTTCGTGGACGTGATCATTGACGAGGCCCACGACCCGCGGGCGTGGCTACCCTTCAAGGGCAACGTGGACCTGAACAAGCTGGAGGCCCTCATCGAGAAGGTCGGCGCAGACAAGATCCCGTACGTCAGCCTGGCGGCGACCGTGAACATGGCCGGCGGCCAGCCGGTCTCGATGCAGAACGCGCGTGAGCTGCGCTCGCTCTGCGACCGCTACGGCATCCGCGTCATGCTGGACGCGACCCGCGCCGTGGAGAACGCCTACTTCATCCAGCAGCGTGACGAGAACTACCGCGGGGCACCCGTGGCCGCGATCCTCAGGGAGTTCTGCTCCTACACCGACGGCTGCACCATGAGCGGCAAGAAGGACAGTCTGGTGAACATCGGCGGATGGCTGGCGTTGAACGACCCGGCGCTCTTCGACGAGGCCCGCAACATGGTCGTGGTATATGAGGGGCTGCACACCTACGGCGGGATGTCCGGGCGCGACATGGAGGCCATGGCCCGGGGCATCGAGGAGTCGGTGCAGGACGACCACATCCGGGCGCGCGTGGGCCAGGTGGAGTATCTGGGGATGAAGATGCTGGAGTGGAGCATCCCGATCGTGGAGCCGATCGGAGGCCACGCGATCTACCTGGACGCCGCGAGATTCTACCCGCACATTCCCCAGGACCAGTTCCCGGCGCAGACACTGGCCGCGGAGCTCTACCTGGACTCCGGGGTGCGGAGCATGGAGCGGGGCGTGGTCTCAGCGGGCCGCGACCCGGTCACGGGCGATCACCGCTATCCGAAGCTGGAACTGGTACGACTGACCATCCCCCGCCGCGTGTACACGCAGGCCCACATGGACGTGGTGGCCGAGTCGGTTGACGCAGTCTTCGAGGAGGGGAGGAAGACCGGGGGCCTGCGGATGGTCTACGAGCCGAAGTACCTGCGCTTCTTTCAGGCGCGGTTCGAGCGGTTGTGAGGAGCCCGGGTTAGCCTCTTCCGCCGGGCCAGCGGGTTAGCGCCACGCCGGTGATCGTGACCGCGGCGCCGATCAGGTGGCGCAGGCCGAAAGGTTCGTTCAGAATCGCGACCGCGATCCACACTCCCAGAACCGGGATCAGGTAGGAGTACGCGGCGACCCGGGTTGGGCCGATCCGGCGGATGCCCTCGTACCAGAACAGGTATCCGAGCGAACCCGCGCCCAGGGCCGCGTACGCGAGCTGGCTCCAGGCCGCGGGCGAGAGCGCCCACGACTGCCGCGCCAGGTCGGGAAACCCTACCGCCAGCAGCAGGATCGTGCCGAAGGTCATGGAGGCGGCCATGACCGGCAGCGTGCTGTAGCGTCGGTACAGCGGCAGCACGGTGATCGGCGTCACCGCGTAGGACGCGGCGCCAAGCAGCGTAAGGACGTCGCCCTTCAGATGCCCTGCCGATAACCCGCCGCTGGCGGAGACGAGCACGGCCACCCCACCCAACGCCAGGAGCACTCCCAGTGCCTGCCTGGGAGTGATTCGATCGGCCCGCGTCGCTGCCGCCAGGAGGAGCGTCATCACAGGGGCCGTGTTAGTGATGAGAACGGAGTTGCTCGCAGTCGTGTAGCCCAGTCCGACCCCGAAGAAGGCCTGGTATAGAGTGACATTGCACACGCCGAGCGCCGCGATGCGCGGGAAGTCACGGCGCGCGAATGACAGCGGCTCCCTGCGTAGCGTGGCTATCAACAACAGCCCGAGCGAGGCGATCGCGAAGCGCGTCGCGGCAAAGGAAAGGGGCGTGAACTCGGCGTAGGCGGACTTGATGACGGTGAACGACGCGGCCCACAGCACCACCGTCGTGAGCACCAGCAGGTCGCCCAACCCGAAGGGCCTGCGCTCGTGGCTCACGGGCGTCCGGTCCGCCGGGCGGTCCAGGTTCCATCGCCGGCCTGACCGAACGAGTATGTCCCCTCGGCCGCGCCCCCGGACACGGACCCGTCGAACGTCAACGCGACCAGCCCGCCGCGCAGCACGCCCCACCGTACCCGCCGGCCTTCCACGACGCCGTCTATCCGGGCCTGGGGCAGCCAGTCCAGACTCAGCTCGATAGTTCCCTTGATCACCTTGCGGCGCTGCTGGATCACGACGCGGAACGTCCCGCGGGATTGCGGGTCGGCACCGATCCAGATCCCTTCCCAGGTCCCTGCGACGTTGACGGGCCGGGGGCCGCACCCGGCTACGATCAGCGCTCCCGCGAGGATGGCCAAGAAGACGGCCGCGAGCACGATGGCCGTCGCGCCGGAGGCCGTCGCCGACGAGGTCGTCGCGCCGGGCAGCTTACACACGCCGGGCTTTCAGGAAGTCGAACTTCCCGGCCCGCACCGCACCTAGATATTGCCGGCAGAACTCGTCCTGGCCCAGCAGCATCTGCGCCGTGGCCATGTTGGCCATCATCCGCCGGTCGAGCGGGTCGAGGATGAACGCGTCCATCCCGTGCGCCAGGCACAGGACCAGGAACACCTGGTTGATCTGGGCGCGGTGGGGCAGGCCGAACGAGACGTTGCTCAGCCCGCAGATCGTGCGGACCTCGGGGAAGCGCTTCTTGATGAGGTCCAGCGCCTCTAGGAATACACTCACGCAACCGCTGTCCGTGGCGATCGGGAAGATGAGCGGGTCTATATAGATGTCCTGCGGCGGGATTCCGGCCCCGGTCAGTCCCTCGACCAGGGTCGTGGCCAGCGCCAGTTTGCCCTCGGCCGTTGTGGGAATCCCGCTGTCATCCATGCACAGGGCCACGACCTCGGGCCGGAACTCCCGGACCACCGGCAGGAAGCCGCTCCAGCGCTCGTGCTCCAGGTTGATCGAGTCCAGCATGGCCTTGTCCCGGACTACCTCCAGACCGCGCCGCAGCGCCATCGGGTTCGGACTGTCCACGCTGATCCGCGCGTCGCAGGCCTCCTGGATCGTCTGGATCGCCCAGGCCAGGCACTCGACCTCGCCCTCCATCAACGTGGCGCAGTTGACGTCCACCAGGTGCGCGCCGGCCTCAACCTGCCGTCGGGCCAGATCCACGATGGCGCCGCCGTCCCGCGCCTCCAGCAGCGGCTGGATCTGCCTGCGGGTCGAGTTGATCAGTTCACCGACGATCAGCATGGTTGCCTCCTCTGTTCCCTTTGCCCTGCGAACCGAACTGCCAGGTCCACGCCGTCCTGCGCGGTCTCGCCGTAGCCGTCGGCCTGGATCTTGTCGCAGAACGCCTGCGTCACCGGACTGCCGCCTATCAGGATCGCGTGCCGGTCGCGTATCCCCTGGGTCACGAACAACTCGACCACCTCGCGCATCGAGGGCATCGTGGTGGTCATCAGCGCAGATAGGCCGACGATCTGGGCTCCAGTCTCCTGGGCCTTCTCGACGAACCTGCCGGGGTGCACGTTGACGCCCAGGTTGTGGACCTCGAAGCCGGCCACCTTCAGTAGGGTGGCGAACAGGTCCTTGCCGATCGAGTGGACGTCGCCCTTGACAGTGCCGATAACCGCGACCCCCTGCCTGGCCCGGTTCTCGCCCAAGCCCACGAGGGCGGGCTCGATCATCTCCAGTGCACTGAGGAACACCTTGGCCGCCAGCATCAGCTCGGGGAGGAAGACCTCCATCGCCTGGAACTTCTCACCGATGGCCTTGATGCCGCGCGACAGGCCGCCGTCCACCAGTTCCAGCGGCGGAATGCCGGCCTCGAGCGCCTGCGCCACCAGCGCCCGGGCGCCGTCCTCGTCGTAGGTCAGGATCGCCTGCTTGAGCGCGTCCAGGATCTCCGTCCGGTCCATCAGGTTCCTCCGCCAGTGCCTGACGCCTACCTCTTCCGGTACACCTCTCCGCGGTGGCCAATCTTCACGACCAGCACGCTCTTGCCGCCGTCGTCCACACTGTAGATTACGCGGTAGTCACCAACACGCAGGCGCAGGAAACCGCCTTCCGCGGCCAGGGCTCTTACGCCGCGAGGCCGGGGATTGCCGGCAAGCCCGTCGAGATGATGGCCGATGCGTTGCTGGACCGCCCTGGGAAGCGCCGAAAGCTCGCGCACGGCCGAGGGCAACAGGTCGACCCTGTAGGAGGCCACAGCGGCTCACAGTCCCAGGTCGGCCTTGACCTTCTTCCAGGGAATCCGCTTTCGGTTCTTCGGGTCCGCGAGCGCCTTTCGCGCTTCCGACAGATCCAGCGCATCCTCCAGTTGCTCCAGGAGCGTTAGGTCCTCTATGGGGACCAGCGCCGCCAGATCCTTTCCCCTACGACCGAGGACCACGCGCTCCTTTCCATACGCCGTCCGGTTGACCACGGACGCGAAGTCCTTGCGGGCTGCGGTGGTTGTCAGTCGCGCCATAGCTGTTCCTCACAGACATCAGCGCTATGCACGTTCCGTACGTAACGTACATTAGGGACATTAGATCTGTTTGTCAATCGCCGGTGTAGGCGCAGGTCTTACCGAACGCGCCACCTGCGGACCGCGGCCGCGATCTGCCGGATGTGCGCCGGCGTGCTCCCACAGCAGGCGCCCACGATGCGGGCCCCTGCGTCGAGAATCGCGGGATACCCCGCGGCCATCTCGTCGGGCGGCATATCGTAGACCGTGCGGTCGTCCACCAGACGGGGGAGGCCGGCATTGGGGTACGCGGCGAGCGGCCGGGTCGTGGCCTCGCGCATCTCCCTGATGATGACCGCGGCGCGGTCAGGGCCGCCTTCGCCGCAGTTGCAGCCGACGATGTCCGCGCCGGCGTCGGTCAGGAACCGGGCCGCCTCCGCGGGCGAGGAGCCCCAGAGGGTCCGGTCAATGCCCTTCTCGCGGCCGTACTTGAAGAACATCGTGCACATGACCGGTAGGTCCGTCACCTCCTTGGCCGCGCGGATCGCGATCAGGGCTTCTTCGGGGACCATCATCGTCTCTATCGCCAGCAGGTCCGCGCCGGCCTCTGCCAGCGCGACCGCCTGCTCGGTGAAATTGGCGTGGAACTCCTCCAGCGGAACGTCGCCCAACGGCTCGACGGTGTCCGGGAGATGGCCTGTAGGGCCGATCGAGCCGGCCACGTACTTCCCCGGTGGGCAGACCGATCGCGCGATCTCCACCGCCCGGCGGTTCAGATCGCGGGCGCGGTCCGCCAGGCCGTAGGCCGCCAGCTTGAGCCGCGTGCCGCCGAAGGTGTTGGTCTCCACGACTTCGCTGCCGGCCTCCAGGTAGGCCAGGTGGATCTCCCGGATGGCATCGGGCCGTGTCTCGTTCCACAGCTCGGGGCAGCCCCCGTCCTGCAGTCCGGCCTCGAACAGCATGGTGCCCATTGCGCCGTCGAGGATCAGCACCTCGGTGCGCAGCCGTTCCAGTAACTCCTGTCCCCTCGACGCCATTGGCCCGCTCACTCCTTCCTACCCATGCCTTCTCCCATGCCGTCTGGAGGCGGGAACGCT
This genomic window from Armatimonadota bacterium contains:
- a CDS encoding MFS transporter encodes the protein MKPNTLWRHRDFLLLWTGQTISVFGSQFTHLAVPLVAAVILKASPAQMGVLSAVVTAPFLLVGLFAGVWVDRWRRRPVLISGDVGRALVLSAIPIAHVAGALSMPLLYAVGFLTGVLTVFFDVAYQSYLPSLVDRAHLVEGNSKLEASRSTAQIAGPGLAGVVVQIVSAPMAIVFDALSFLVSGLFIGLIRRSEPAPESVRAPMLGEIREGLAVVFGNPMLRAIAGCTGTSNFFASVAGALYILFVTRELGMKPVAIGAVFSLGSLGALAGVLLAGSLARRLGVGRVIVVAPLISGLGFVPVVLATPALAVPLLTLGALVVSFGSPVYNISQVSLRQAITPHRLQGRMNATMRFLVWGTMPLGALAGGALGQVLGLRPTIAIAAAGAALAFVWVWRSPVRALRQIPEPPGPAD
- a CDS encoding type II toxin-antitoxin system VapC family toxin; this translates as MNVVDSSGWLEYFADGPNAKFFAKAIEAPAELLVPTLSLYEVFKQVLRQRGEGEALQAVAVMQQSTVIELTAPLALAAARISLDLGVPMADSIMLATARASGATLWSQDADFANVPGVRYIAKRGGGKAG
- a CDS encoding AbrB/MazE/SpoVT family DNA-binding domain-containing protein, with product METVTISPKFQVVIPKGIRDKLKLRPGQKVQAILYQDRIELVPVRPVREMKGFLRGIDTDVPRERDRV
- a CDS encoding acyl-CoA dehydrogenase gives rise to the protein MLQDVFLNEEEKALRQEIREFVRHGVSSELLQRMDRDEITYPREYVKALGDRNLLGLRFPREYGGRGLGWTAEIAAHEEIGVLGTSLGCAFSMPSIVGEALVRFGTEEQKEKFLKPMLKGDLVSAEALTEPRGGSDFFGATTTAELKNRAFKVRGQKRFVVGAASADFFLVYCNTNPTGKPHERISLILIERDRPGVEAKYLYKLMGTRGGGTGRLLFRDVKVPEANLVGGLNQGAAIFNQMMIPERMTSAGGSLGMARAALEVAVRYSNRRMAFGQKIRAFQGVSFKVADAITKLDAARALTQAAARTVDQGLPTARRMVSEAKKFATDTAWEVTNLAMQIVGGIGYTNVFPLEKMIRDTRLIQIWTGTNEIMSLLIQHEFYKEVLGAENPGRMIEMDAEEARAEDEKVFEDEEMWIKGW
- a CDS encoding tyrosine phenol-lyase encodes the protein MAETRKRPARRSWAEPWKVKVVEPVRWTSREQRERAMSEAGFNTFLLRSEDVYIDLLTDSGTSAMSDYQWAGMMLGDESYAGSRNFYHLEAAIQKHYGYAHVVPTHQGRGAEHILSRMLIKPGDFVPGNMYFTTTRLHQELAGGTFVDVIIDEAHDPRAWLPFKGNVDLNKLEALIEKVGADKIPYVSLAATVNMAGGQPVSMQNARELRSLCDRYGIRVMLDATRAVENAYFIQQRDENYRGAPVAAILREFCSYTDGCTMSGKKDSLVNIGGWLALNDPALFDEARNMVVVYEGLHTYGGMSGRDMEAMARGIEESVQDDHIRARVGQVEYLGMKMLEWSIPIVEPIGGHAIYLDAARFYPHIPQDQFPAQTLAAELYLDSGVRSMERGVVSAGRDPVTGDHRYPKLELVRLTIPRRVYTQAHMDVVAESVDAVFEEGRKTGGLRMVYEPKYLRFFQARFERL
- a CDS encoding DMT family transporter gives rise to the protein MRPPARQRRRDLGRDLDRCRPAIPRDVPRRDPAAPQGDQGNYRAESGLAAPGPDRRRRGRPAGTVGRAARRAGRVDVRRVRVRGRGRGDILVRSGRRWNLDRPADRTPVSHERRPFGLGDLLVLTTVVLWAASFTVIKSAYAEFTPLSFAATRFAIASLGLLLIATLRREPLSFARRDFPRIAALGVCNVTLYQAFFGVGLGYTTASNSVLITNTAPVMTLLLAAATRADRITPRQALGVLLALGGVAVLVSASGGLSAGHLKGDVLTLLGAASYAVTPITVLPLYRRYSTLPVMAASMTFGTILLLAVGFPDLARQSWALSPAAWSQLAYAALGAGSLGYLFWYEGIRRIGPTRVAAYSYLIPVLGVWIAVAILNEPFGLRHLIGAAVTITGVALTRWPGGRG
- a CDS encoding methyltetrahydrofolate cobalamin methyltransferase — its product is MLIVGELINSTRRQIQPLLEARDGGAIVDLARRQVEAGAHLVDVNCATLMEGEVECLAWAIQTIQEACDARISVDSPNPMALRRGLEVVRDKAMLDSINLEHERWSGFLPVVREFRPEVVALCMDDSGIPTTAEGKLALATTLVEGLTGAGIPPQDIYIDPLIFPIATDSGCVSVFLEALDLIKKRFPEVRTICGLSNVSFGLPHRAQINQVFLVLCLAHGMDAFILDPLDRRMMANMATAQMLLGQDEFCRQYLGAVRAGKFDFLKARRV
- a CDS encoding type II toxin-antitoxin system RelE/ParE family toxin, with protein sequence MASYRVDLLPSAVRELSALPRAVQQRIGHHLDGLAGNPRPRGVRALAAEGGFLRLRVGDYRVIYSVDDGGKSVLVVKIGHRGEVYRKR
- a CDS encoding type II toxin-antitoxin system Phd/YefM family antitoxin, with the protein product MARLTTTAARKDFASVVNRTAYGKERVVLGRRGKDLAALVPIEDLTLLEQLEDALDLSEARKALADPKNRKRIPWKKVKADLGL